The following coding sequences lie in one Haloarcula marina genomic window:
- a CDS encoding DUF1641 domain-containing protein: MAKPQQSYPTTATNGEREDATDHEGRAALEQALAERGDELAALVQSSDELDDALTTAILVAASADEAEVQHVTDSAANLVEAADGLSTAEAAALATQLGEDADDLSASLETVVDLQREGHVDDLATVATAFTESLSSEEVEELATMLEDNGSDLVDALDVVLELQRGGDLAALVDTAQALSALELDDDAVEGMNTVLGALGEAQRKSEPMGLLGAVSALRTKNARAGLGYLVALLKAQGRRVRNR; encoded by the coding sequence ATGGCGAAGCCACAGCAGTCCTACCCGACGACGGCCACCAACGGCGAGCGCGAGGACGCCACCGACCACGAGGGCCGGGCCGCGCTGGAGCAGGCCCTCGCCGAACGCGGCGACGAACTGGCGGCGCTGGTCCAGAGCAGCGACGAACTGGACGACGCGCTCACGACGGCGATTCTCGTCGCCGCCAGCGCCGACGAGGCCGAGGTACAGCACGTCACCGACTCCGCGGCGAATCTCGTCGAAGCCGCTGACGGCCTCTCGACGGCGGAAGCGGCGGCGCTCGCGACCCAACTTGGCGAGGACGCGGACGACCTCTCGGCGTCGCTCGAAACCGTGGTCGACCTCCAGCGCGAGGGCCACGTCGACGACCTCGCCACGGTGGCGACGGCGTTCACCGAATCGCTCTCGTCGGAGGAGGTCGAGGAACTGGCGACGATGTTGGAGGACAACGGGAGCGACCTCGTCGACGCGCTGGACGTGGTGCTGGAACTCCAGCGGGGTGGCGACCTCGCGGCACTCGTCGACACCGCACAGGCGCTCTCGGCGCTCGAACTGGACGACGACGCTGTCGAGGGTATGAATACGGTACTCGGCGCGCTCGGCGAGGCACAGCGGAAGAGCGAGCCGATGGGGTTGTTGGGTGCTGTCTCGGCGTTACGGACCAAGAACGCACGGGCGGGACTCGGCTACCTCGTCGCGTTGCTGAAGGCACAGGGTCGCCGGGTCAGGAATCGGTAG
- the fdhF gene encoding formate dehydrogenase subunit alpha translates to MQQAKEQALQNVEHVAEGVAADTLSEGKLFEIAQSIGDKRLEELNVADTTCGYCAVGCRFDLYSDGEEILAARPTAEEDAPVNGISTCVKGKFGYDFVNSDDRLTSPLVRDENGEFREATWDEALARVAEGLGSIKDEYGGEALSLIASSKATNEENYLMGKFARQVLGTNSVDNCNRLCHSSTVAGLAQTYGYGAASISTEDLELADCILLTGSNTTEAHPVLATRIKQNVRDGGDLLVFDPREIQIAEYATQYSQVKPGYDAVWINGITRYIIENDLHDEQFVAERTTGFEDVKASVQEFTPERVEEVTGVPHEEIASAAETIADADACVFGWTLGLTEHSHGTENVMAMANLAAITGNLGKPGAGVSPFRGQNNVQGGGGDMGPLPDNFPGYQDIADDEIRAKFEEAWDCDISGEYGYYTTQMFLAADDDDIRGMYIIGENAALSEPGVNHAEDVLEDLEFLVVQDLFVNETAQYADVVLPACSFVEKTGTFTNTDRTVQMVKQVMEPKGDSRPDWKILQDLANRMGRDWNYADTAEIMDEVNSLTPLYGGVSHDRVEANGGLQWPCWDEEHPGTERLYAEEFNTDNGKANLQGIGYSEPAETPDDEFPFTLTTGRVLYQYHTGTMTHREEGIMQYTPSDFVEIHPDTAASLGVESGDLVTVESRRGEVVVPAQVTDRVGPDNVFVPIHFAESAVNRLTDEERLDPSAATPEFKVSAVRLRAAGPEAEPTTPAAETTTGDD, encoded by the coding sequence ATGCAACAGGCCAAGGAACAGGCCTTACAGAACGTCGAACACGTCGCGGAGGGCGTCGCCGCCGACACCCTCTCGGAGGGCAAACTGTTCGAAATCGCCCAGTCCATCGGCGATAAGCGCCTCGAAGAGTTGAACGTCGCCGATACGACCTGCGGGTACTGCGCCGTCGGGTGTCGGTTCGACCTCTACTCGGACGGCGAAGAGATTCTCGCCGCCCGCCCGACCGCCGAGGAAGACGCGCCGGTCAACGGCATCTCCACCTGCGTGAAGGGGAAGTTCGGCTACGATTTCGTCAACTCCGACGACCGCCTCACGTCGCCGCTGGTGCGGGACGAGAACGGGGAGTTCCGCGAGGCGACGTGGGACGAGGCCCTCGCTCGCGTGGCCGAGGGCTTGGGCAGCATCAAGGATGAGTACGGCGGCGAGGCGCTCTCGCTCATCGCCTCCTCGAAGGCGACCAACGAGGAGAACTACCTGATGGGCAAGTTCGCCCGGCAGGTACTCGGCACGAACAGCGTCGACAACTGCAACCGCCTCTGTCACTCTTCGACCGTCGCGGGCCTCGCACAAACGTACGGCTACGGCGCGGCGTCCATCAGTACCGAGGACCTCGAACTCGCCGACTGCATCCTCCTGACGGGGTCCAACACCACGGAGGCCCATCCGGTGCTGGCGACCCGCATCAAGCAGAACGTCCGCGACGGCGGGGACCTCCTCGTCTTCGACCCGCGGGAGATACAGATAGCCGAGTACGCGACCCAGTACAGTCAGGTCAAGCCCGGCTACGACGCCGTCTGGATTAACGGCATCACCCGGTACATCATCGAGAACGACCTCCACGACGAGCAGTTCGTCGCGGAACGCACGACCGGGTTCGAGGACGTGAAGGCGTCCGTGCAGGAGTTCACCCCCGAACGCGTCGAGGAAGTCACCGGCGTCCCGCACGAGGAAATCGCGTCGGCCGCCGAGACAATCGCCGACGCCGACGCCTGCGTCTTCGGGTGGACGCTCGGCCTGACCGAACACTCCCACGGCACGGAGAACGTCATGGCGATGGCGAACCTCGCGGCCATCACCGGCAACCTCGGCAAGCCCGGCGCGGGCGTCTCGCCGTTCCGCGGCCAGAACAACGTCCAGGGCGGGGGCGGCGACATGGGACCGCTCCCGGACAACTTCCCGGGGTATCAGGATATCGCTGACGACGAGATTCGCGCGAAGTTCGAGGAGGCGTGGGACTGTGACATCTCCGGCGAGTACGGCTACTACACCACCCAGATGTTCCTCGCGGCCGACGACGACGACATCCGCGGGATGTACATCATCGGCGAGAACGCCGCGCTCTCCGAACCCGGTGTCAACCACGCCGAGGACGTGCTCGAAGACCTCGAATTCCTCGTCGTGCAAGACTTGTTCGTCAACGAGACGGCCCAGTACGCCGACGTGGTGCTCCCGGCCTGCTCGTTCGTCGAGAAGACGGGCACGTTCACCAACACCGACCGGACCGTCCAGATGGTCAAGCAGGTGATGGAGCCGAAAGGCGATTCCCGACCGGACTGGAAGATTCTGCAGGACCTCGCCAACCGGATGGGGCGTGACTGGAACTACGCCGACACGGCCGAGATAATGGACGAGGTGAACTCGCTGACGCCGTTGTACGGCGGCGTCTCCCACGACCGCGTCGAGGCGAACGGCGGCCTCCAGTGGCCCTGCTGGGACGAGGAGCATCCCGGGACCGAACGGCTCTACGCTGAGGAGTTCAACACCGATAACGGGAAGGCCAACCTCCAAGGTATCGGCTACAGCGAACCCGCCGAGACCCCCGACGACGAGTTCCCCTTCACCCTGACCACCGGACGGGTCCTCTATCAGTACCACACCGGGACGATGACGCACCGCGAGGAGGGTATCATGCAGTACACGCCCAGCGACTTCGTCGAGATTCATCCCGACACTGCGGCGTCGCTCGGCGTCGAGAGCGGTGACCTCGTCACCGTCGAATCCCGACGGGGCGAAGTGGTCGTCCCGGCCCAAGTGACCGACCGCGTCGGCCCCGATAACGTCTTCGTCCCCATCCACTTCGCCGAAAGCGCCGTCAACCGACTCACCGACGAGGAACGCCTCGACCCGTCTGCGGCGACGCCAGAGTTCAAGGTCTCCGCCGTCCGATTGCGGGCGGCCGGACCCGAAGCGGAACCGACCACACCCGCCGCCGAGACGACCACGGGGGACGACTGA
- a CDS encoding 2Fe-2S iron-sulfur cluster-binding protein, which translates to MSSDHAHEDAPPLTEDIAPGTAADPAVGGPDRATVTVDGVEVTVAAGSTLLDAVEAVDTADSVPALCSYDRQEIGPRSECRTCMVETEADGIVPACSHPAEDGMAVSTDAEAAAEARDVNLDLVLSNHNLRCTTCGKNGRCELQDAAIDEEVEEPRYGVLDDREEYEPLDDTSSFIQIDRNKCILCNRCVDACNDVQVEGVLRMEGSGQDTRIGFQSDAETMEDSTCVSCGHCATVCPTGSLVEKGIEDATTIPLPGFTQKNSIGKSVESSGRSKGPMTPKKRDADRCESGDPSANGSTPNAPAAEDVADDGWAGFEGGEWP; encoded by the coding sequence ATGAGTTCAGACCACGCACACGAGGACGCGCCGCCGCTGACAGAGGACATCGCACCGGGTACCGCGGCCGACCCCGCGGTCGGCGGGCCGGACCGGGCGACCGTGACCGTCGACGGCGTCGAGGTGACCGTCGCGGCCGGGTCGACGCTGCTCGACGCTGTCGAGGCCGTCGACACAGCCGACTCCGTCCCGGCGCTGTGTAGCTACGACAGACAGGAAATCGGCCCGCGAAGCGAGTGCCGGACCTGTATGGTCGAGACAGAGGCGGACGGCATCGTCCCGGCCTGTAGCCATCCCGCCGAGGACGGGATGGCCGTCAGCACCGACGCGGAGGCGGCCGCCGAGGCCCGGGACGTGAATCTCGATTTGGTGCTGTCGAACCACAACCTCCGGTGTACGACCTGCGGCAAGAACGGTCGGTGTGAACTGCAGGACGCCGCCATCGACGAGGAGGTGGAGGAACCGCGATACGGCGTCCTCGACGACCGCGAGGAGTACGAACCGCTGGACGACACGTCGTCGTTCATTCAGATAGACCGCAACAAGTGCATTCTCTGCAACCGCTGCGTCGATGCCTGCAACGACGTGCAGGTGGAGGGCGTCCTCCGGATGGAGGGGTCCGGACAGGACACTCGTATCGGCTTCCAGAGCGACGCCGAGACGATGGAGGACTCGACCTGTGTCTCGTGCGGACACTGCGCGACGGTGTGCCCGACCGGGTCGCTCGTCGAGAAGGGCATCGAGGACGCGACCACGATTCCACTGCCGGGCTTCACCCAGAAGAACAGTATCGGGAAATCCGTCGAGAGCAGCGGTCGGTCGAAGGGACCGATGACGCCGAAGAAACGCGACGCCGACCGGTGCGAATCCGGCGACCCGAGCGCGAACGGATCGACGCCGAACGCGCCCGCCGCCGAAGACGTAGCCGACGACGGGTGGGCGGGATTCGAGGGAGGTGAGTGGCCGTGA
- a CDS encoding NADH-ubiquinone oxidoreductase-F iron-sulfur binding region domain-containing protein yields the protein MASIIAAEGPTIRISGAGSSPDLLSVAADADVRAVEVGSTGVPALEPLVTVTDGDETAFHTACSTAEMDTIVASVAAGSDVRAAEPDAVAEHDPDTARFPAVDLSGLGGDRRRMLGGAGWRRPTNPADHEAAGGFGDPGPDAVLAAGEAIHGRGWGDICQDTPLTPTWETVRDTGGDPAVVVNGHGNPADALLLASAPYDVLDGATAVADCVGAEAVIVYASTADERAVETVREAAAEHPEGSPAIDVVAGPAEYRAAEPTMALEAVEGNHRLEARIRPPGPESVGLHGQPTVLHTPRTLAQLSASLRDGDADATRAVTVQGDVAAPVTVELAASATLADAVDAVAVDGEFKAACVGGRFGGLTRDLDVSIAPEPLTDADLGTEGTVQILAADRCVLEFVGKRAQFAADENCGRCVPCREGTTQLAELLRDIYDGSYAPEDIEELVRVMDTSSICAFGVEAGRPARTALAEFEAELQAHADGTCPTDSCPETVEVT from the coding sequence ATGGCATCCATCATCGCAGCGGAGGGACCGACGATACGAATCTCGGGCGCTGGGTCGTCCCCAGACCTCCTGTCGGTGGCCGCTGACGCCGACGTACGGGCCGTCGAGGTCGGGTCGACCGGTGTCCCGGCGCTCGAACCGTTAGTCACGGTGACCGACGGCGACGAGACGGCGTTCCACACGGCGTGTTCGACGGCCGAGATGGACACAATCGTCGCCAGCGTCGCGGCGGGGTCCGACGTTCGAGCGGCCGAACCTGACGCCGTCGCCGAACACGACCCCGACACGGCGCGGTTCCCGGCGGTCGACCTGTCGGGACTCGGCGGTGACAGACGACGAATGCTCGGCGGGGCCGGATGGCGACGCCCCACGAATCCCGCGGACCACGAGGCGGCGGGCGGATTCGGCGACCCCGGCCCGGACGCGGTACTGGCGGCGGGCGAGGCCATCCACGGGCGCGGATGGGGAGATATCTGTCAAGACACGCCACTCACACCTACGTGGGAAACTGTCCGAGATACGGGTGGTGACCCCGCCGTTGTCGTCAACGGCCACGGAAACCCGGCGGACGCCCTGTTACTGGCCAGCGCACCCTACGACGTGCTCGACGGTGCGACGGCCGTCGCCGACTGCGTCGGGGCCGAGGCGGTCATCGTCTACGCGTCGACGGCCGACGAACGGGCTGTCGAGACGGTCCGCGAGGCCGCCGCCGAGCATCCAGAGGGGTCGCCAGCAATCGATGTGGTCGCCGGTCCGGCCGAATACCGGGCCGCAGAGCCGACGATGGCCCTCGAAGCCGTCGAAGGTAATCACCGATTGGAGGCCCGTATCCGCCCGCCGGGGCCGGAGTCGGTCGGTCTGCACGGTCAGCCGACGGTGTTACACACGCCGCGCACGCTGGCACAGCTATCGGCGTCGTTGCGGGACGGCGACGCCGACGCGACCCGCGCAGTGACCGTACAGGGCGACGTCGCCGCGCCAGTGACGGTCGAACTGGCGGCGTCGGCCACGCTGGCGGACGCAGTCGACGCCGTCGCTGTCGACGGCGAGTTCAAAGCGGCCTGTGTCGGCGGCCGATTCGGCGGTCTCACGCGGGACCTCGATGTGAGCATCGCCCCGGAACCGCTCACCGACGCAGACCTCGGAACGGAGGGGACGGTGCAGATTCTCGCCGCCGACCGCTGTGTGCTGGAGTTCGTCGGGAAGCGCGCGCAGTTCGCGGCCGACGAGAACTGCGGTCGCTGTGTCCCCTGCCGGGAGGGGACGACCCAACTCGCGGAACTGCTGCGCGACATCTACGACGGGTCGTACGCCCCAGAGGACATCGAGGAACTGGTCCGAGTGATGGATACATCGAGCATCTGCGCGTTCGGCGTCGAGGCGGGCCGACCGGCCCGAACCGCGCTCGCGGAGTTCGAAGCGGAGTTGCAGGCCCACGCCGACGGGACCTGTCCGACCGATAGCTGTCCGGAGACAGTCGAGGTGACATGA
- the epsC gene encoding serine O-acetyltransferase EpsC, translating to MKYTYTGDAHRRLFQAYEADEEPFPSQSPTEFPRREHRRTEIDLLQQVFFPTCWNAVDLVRDELAVLECLDDLGGLFYAGMRPYADGDPADTVAAVLDQLPAIRTALKKDVEAAYKGDPAAKTYMEIIRSYPGFLAILVQRVAHALYEADASEYARELTEYAKTQTGIDIHPGAEIGDHFFVDHGTGVVIGETTSVGDWVRIYQDVTLGALHFEEDEGDEHALKKGYKRHPDIGDHVVIGAGTKVLGAISVGDHVSIGANSWVTDDVPDDTQVYVSEHPTQERKRNG from the coding sequence ATGAAGTACACCTACACGGGCGACGCGCACCGACGGCTGTTCCAGGCCTACGAAGCCGACGAGGAGCCGTTCCCCTCCCAGTCCCCCACGGAATTCCCCCGGCGCGAGCACAGGCGGACGGAGATAGACCTGCTCCAACAGGTGTTCTTCCCGACGTGCTGGAACGCGGTCGACCTCGTTCGTGACGAACTGGCGGTGCTCGAGTGTCTCGACGACCTCGGTGGCCTGTTCTACGCGGGGATGCGCCCGTACGCCGACGGCGACCCGGCCGACACCGTCGCGGCCGTCCTCGACCAGTTGCCCGCCATCCGGACGGCCCTGAAGAAGGACGTGGAAGCCGCCTACAAGGGCGACCCCGCGGCCAAGACCTACATGGAGATCATCCGCTCGTACCCCGGCTTCCTCGCGATTCTGGTCCAGCGGGTCGCGCACGCGCTCTACGAGGCCGACGCGAGCGAGTACGCCCGCGAACTGACCGAGTACGCGAAGACCCAGACCGGCATCGACATCCACCCCGGGGCCGAAATCGGCGACCACTTCTTCGTCGACCACGGCACCGGCGTCGTCATCGGCGAGACGACTTCCGTCGGCGACTGGGTCCGCATCTATCAGGACGTGACTCTCGGGGCGTTGCACTTCGAGGAGGACGAGGGCGACGAACACGCGCTGAAGAAGGGGTACAAGCGCCACCCCGACATCGGTGACCACGTCGTCATCGGGGCCGGGACGAAGGTCCTCGGGGCCATCTCCGTCGGCGACCACGTCAGTATCGGTGCGAACTCGTGGGTCACCGACGACGTACCGGACGACACGCAGGTCTACGTCAGCGAGCACCCGACCCAGGAGCGCAAGCGAAACGGGTGA
- a CDS encoding bifunctional methylenetetrahydrofolate dehydrogenase/methenyltetrahydrofolate cyclohydrolase, which yields MTRIIDGNAIASDIEADVQASVETLRDAGVQPGLATVLMSDDGASETYVSMKQQACDDLGIDGRHHEIDADAPADDLFDRIDDLNADESVHGILVQMPVPDHVEKRAVLERIDPEKDVDGFHPENVGRLVAGNARYKPCTPHGVQKILAAEGIETEGKEAVVVGRSDIVGKPMANLFIQYGDGGNATTTVCHSRTDDLAAKTREADILVAAAGVPEMIDGEMVKEGATVIDVGINRVDADTEKGYELVGDVDFESAKAKAGAITPVPGGVGPLTIAMLLYNTVKAASRQSGVGVDLA from the coding sequence GATGCGGGGGTTCAGCCCGGACTGGCGACGGTCCTGATGAGCGACGACGGGGCCAGCGAGACGTACGTCTCGATGAAACAGCAGGCCTGCGACGACCTTGGCATCGACGGCCGCCACCACGAAATCGACGCGGACGCGCCCGCGGACGACTTGTTCGACCGTATCGACGACCTGAACGCCGACGAGAGCGTCCACGGCATCTTGGTCCAAATGCCCGTCCCGGACCACGTCGAGAAGCGCGCCGTCTTAGAGCGCATCGACCCCGAGAAGGACGTGGACGGGTTCCACCCAGAAAACGTCGGCCGTCTCGTCGCGGGCAACGCCCGCTACAAGCCCTGCACCCCCCATGGCGTCCAGAAGATACTGGCCGCCGAAGGTATCGAGACCGAGGGGAAAGAGGCCGTCGTGGTCGGTCGGTCGGACATCGTCGGCAAGCCGATGGCGAACTTGTTCATCCAGTACGGCGACGGTGGGAACGCCACGACGACGGTGTGTCACTCCCGGACCGACGACCTCGCGGCCAAGACCCGGGAGGCCGACATCCTCGTCGCCGCCGCGGGCGTCCCCGAGATGATCGACGGCGAGATGGTCAAAGAAGGCGCGACGGTCATCGACGTGGGTATCAACCGCGTCGATGCCGACACGGAGAAAGGGTACGAACTGGTCGGCGACGTGGACTTCGAGAGCGCCAAGGCGAAAGCGGGCGCCATTACTCCGGTCCCCGGCGGCGTCGGGCCGCTCACCATCGCGATGTTGCTGTACAACACGGTCAAGGCGGCGAGCCGTCAGTCGGGCGTCGGGGTCGACCTCGCTTAG